The Coffea arabica cultivar ET-39 chromosome 6e, Coffea Arabica ET-39 HiFi, whole genome shotgun sequence genome contains the following window.
tgttTCGGCTCGTTTTCTTGTACCTgacttttctacagtttctCGCCATCCAAACAAAGCCTACATTTTTAAGTAGGAAGAAGAATCCAACTGTTTGGTTCAATGGTTCCTCTCCCTAGTAGAGGTTGTTTCTCTCTCTAAGCAGAGAGCTCTTCTTCCCGGTGTGGGAGCCTTTTCTTATTGATCCTTCAACCACACCCTTAACCCTCCGTACCTTGGGGCCTTTATTCCCAGGACCACTCTGGCTTTCTGTGTAGATTTATTACCCAGTAAGCACAATAATGTCGGAAAAACACTAACATTTGGGTGAGTTTGCACCCTAGGTTAACTCAGtacattccaaaaaaaaaaagatacaaaaaaagagggagagagagagagataataGCTCAAAAGTCCCTACGAACAAGTAACCAGTTGCGTATTACTTATAGCTCAGGAGTTGGGGAAGAGCTGCTCTAAATGATGTTCTGAACTCAAGCCAAAAGGCTCCAGTCAACTCTAACCAAGCTACGACAGGTAAGGTCATGGCCATTACTTCTTGTACTAGCCTTGTGTCtctgttttgtttgttttagcCATTTTCATTAGGTGTCTCTGGTAGATAGTGTAGATCTGGTCTCTCTTGGGTTGAGGAGTAAGTTTTTCGAGTCTTTAAGGTTAGTGTGTGGTATACCAATAGTCACTGGTGTCACAATGGCGGATGAACTTGCTGAGATCATGCAGAATTTCGATCTTTCTAGCACCGAACTTCAAGCAACTAGCTTGGGTACTGAGGAGATAGGGGGTGGAATCCAAGAGTGTAAAATCAGCTTGATAGAAAAGATAATGGGTGAGAGAGCTTCAAACTACACTGGGGTGAAGAACTTTGTAACCACTGCATGGGGATACCCAAAACAATTAAGAGTGGTGGAGTTAGGACTGAACATGTTCCAGTTTATCTTGCCTTTTGAAAGTGACAGAGAGCGGATCCTACAGGGAGGGCCATGGATACTAGATAATCAAATGCTGGTTCTGAATAACTGGTATGAAGGGATAGAGGATGATGAAAGGGTATTTTGCTTGGCACCACTTTGGATTCAGGTTTGGAATTTACCGGTTCATTGGATTTCCAAAGAGGCAGGTAAGAAAATAGGCTCAATATTTCATCACGTGAGAGATGTTATAATTCCCCAGACTGGGGGAAAGGAAGGCAGACATTTGAAGCTTCTCGTTATGGTCAACATAAGTAAACCTCTGCTGCGAGGGACGATTGTAAAGGTGGGGGATGTTACTAAGTGGGCAagtgatacgaaatatgggccgcttatgggccatgtttcggGCTGCAGGAGAATGAATCTTTTAGCAatagtttagtagtttattttttagatttctattttatttggtaggaataagttcggtccaagacctcatgttgagttggattcGATTTATaaagtctaggctcactattacttaagttggttaattagcttttattgggttatgttgggccagtttaaagccttcattgggtCGATTATAAGCTGTCCATTAGCTAGTCTTAACTATGATTAGTGAGTCATTAGTTTAGTTGTCAAATCGAATAAGGAAACTTGCATTGTTTCCAACTTAGATTAGGTTTGCTTCTTTGTAaagctataaatagccaagctTTGATAATTTCAGGTAGACACTTTTATCAAAAAAACCTAGTGTGAGAATTTTCTCCATAGTTTTCGAACAacccttgaacaacttagagttttactctagtgttcttgtctggcttatcaattcaagaaccacacttgaattgtggcaccttctacacttgcctgaggttcgctaattcatctgattacgggttgagataatatcaacaagttcATAGTCACGGagattagaggggtcgtagggtttccgctgctaCCGTTTCTTGCGTTCgaagtcaaatccaacaagtgatcttgggtcgcgaatcttctcaccaacgagattcgtatcagcTGGTATCAAAGCTAGCTTGTTGGTAACATcgttttacctttttttttctgtcgTAATTCGTGTCTTGGTATCTATCTTATTAgctaaaaaaaattccaaattctGTTCGCACAACTGCAAACTGCCGCAAGTCTTCCTTGTTTCTCTTCAATTCTGGTCATCGTGTTGTGGAGTCTGTCCTTGGTGTCGTGTGACTTCTGGAATTTGCTGGGAGTCAATTGTCTTGTATTCGGTTTGGTGGTGTGTGATCCCAGCTTTcgttaacaaaagaaaaaaaaaaagaaaagaaacaaaacaagaCAACACCGCTGGTGTTCCTAGAGTCGCGCCCTTATTGGTGTTTCTATTGAAGCTTGGTCAATCTATCCGTGTCTCGTTATTGCCAAATTTCTATTGAGTCTTGTGAGTAATCTGCCCGTGTCTTGCTGTGTTGTTCCCACCGCTTGGTTCCAGTAGGTTAAAGAGTCAGTCGGTGCTGAATGGTCATGTTTCCAAGTCGCACAAAGTATTGAATCGATAGGAAATTCTGTCTTGCTGCACTATCACTGataaatctgtccaagttgtcGCCTCAGTGCTTGTGCATGATAATTGTTCAGCAACTGGATATCTTCTCGTTCTCGAGGTTAAGCCCAACCTgagcttaaaaaaaaagaaaaacacacaCAAACAAAAATTCTGCTCGCTGCTCTCTTCCAAGCCATGAAGAGCAACTCTTGAAGTTGTCAAATTCTGTTCGTATCTATTTGCTGTGTATGGGTTGTTTCTAAATCTGTCTTGAACCTTTGCCGATTTTTTTGTTATCTAGGGAAGTAGTGGTGCCTTGCTCTTGAATTTCGTGGGCAaacttcttgatttcttggagTTCTTGAAGGGATTCTCGGCAccttgaaatctggaaattgccgCAAACTTCCTGAGGCTCCTGCTGGACATTCTTTTTGTGTGGATTACTAATCTTGGTTGTTGACGGCTAGTTGATACCTGGAGTTGTACCTGATCAGTTTGTTACCGAACCTAGCCTAGCCAATTGCGACAACCTACCACAACAGGCCTGGACAAACTCAACACAGACCTGGGAAGGAAATTGATAACCCGAACCTTCGTTCATCCGAAGTTGTTgctgtagaaaaaaaaaaaggacatagTAGCTAGAGGAACGTTTGTATCTTGGTTATGGTGCAATCCTAGAGCACTTGGGAAGAGGAACATGGTCGGCTGAACGTCTAGAAAATGaaagataacaaaaaaaaaggagaaagaggaacAGCCGCTGGAGGACTTCCAATCCTAATCAATTTCTAAATCCAAAGGGGTTTCGCTTCTTATTGCTTCATGATTTGTAGCCCCACCTACCCATATTGATACCTTGAAATTTCAACCGCACCTCTGCACAACAACAGGCCCCAAACAGCCCCAGCCAGCCGCACTACAAACCAAACACCACCGCCCACTAGCACTACGAACCAAACACCACCGCCCACTAGCACTACAAACCAGTTTCCTAAGCAAGGCCACCGCCCACTAGCACTTGTTTCCCCTCGGCTACAACACTTGTGAACAGATACCTATTGCTATCAAGGGCTAACACGTCCCACCCTTGAGCAATCACACGGAACCAAAACCTCATAAAATCACCAGTCGAACC
Protein-coding sequences here:
- the LOC140009932 gene encoding uncharacterized protein; translated protein: MADELAEIMQNFDLSSTELQATSLGTEEIGGGIQECKISLIEKIMGERASNYTGVKNFVTTAWGYPKQLRVVELGLNMFQFILPFESDRERILQGGPWILDNQMLVLNNWYEGIEDDERVFCLAPLWIQVWNLPVHWISKEAGKKIGSIFHHVRDVIIPQTGGKEGRHLKLLVMVNISKPLLRGTIVKVGDVTKWASDTKYGPLMGHVSGCRRMNLLAIV